The proteins below are encoded in one region of Erinaceus europaeus chromosome 15, mEriEur2.1, whole genome shotgun sequence:
- the LOC103110071 gene encoding nascent polypeptide-associated complex subunit alpha-like translates to MPSEATESVPATKQELPQPQAETGSGTESDSDESVPELEEQDSTQATTQAQLAAAAEIDEEPVSKAKQSRSEKKARKAMSKMGLQQVTGVIRVTTRKSKNILFVITKPDVYKCPASDTYIVFGEAKIEDLSQQAQLAADEKFKVQGEAVSNIQENTQTPTVQEESKEEEVDETGVEVKDIELVMSQANVSRAKAV, encoded by the coding sequence ATGCCCAGTGAAGCCACAGAATCCGTCCCAGCTACAAAGCAGGAGTTGCCACAGCCACAGGCTGAGACAGGGTCTGGAACAGAATCTGATAGCGATGAGTCAGTACCAGAGCTTGAGGAACAGGATTCCACACAAGCAACCACACAAGCTCAGCTGGCAGCAGCAGCTGAAATCGATGAAGAACCAGTCAGTAAAGCAAAACAGAGCCGGAGTGAAAAGAAGGCACGAAAGGCTATGTCCAAAATGGGTCTTCAGCAGGTTACAGGGGTTATTAGAGTCACTACCCGAAAATCAAAGAATATCCTCTTTGTCATCACAAAGCCAGACGTCTACAAATGCCCGGCATCAGATACCTACATAGTTTTTGGAGAAGCAAAGATTGAAGATTTGTCTCAGCAAGCACAGCTAGCAGCTGATGAGAAATTCAAAGTTCAGGGTGAGGCGGTCTCAAACATCCAAGAAAACACGCAAACTCCAACTGTACAAGAGGAGAGTAAAGAGGAAGAGGTTGACGAAACTGGTGTAGAAGTTAAAGACATAGAATTAGTCATGTCACAAGCAAATGTCTCAAGAGCAAAGGCAGTTTGA